The Flavobacterium psychrophilum genome includes a region encoding these proteins:
- a CDS encoding glycerol acyltransferase — MSLVTAKEVAKAIKTDKYGFLGTFSGWLLMKILKISTMNKIYDRNKHLTDLEFLNAILDEFQIKFEIPEEDLKRLPKTGPYITVSNHPLGGIDGILLLKLMVERDPDFKIIANFLLHRIEPLKPYVMPVNPFENHKDAKSSVAGIKDALRHLSDGKPLGIFPAGEVSTYKDGKLVVDKPWEEGAMKLIKKAKVPVVPIYFHAKNSRLFYWLSQLSDTLRTAKLPSELLTQKDRVIKVRIGKPIPVSEQDDLKTLESYTEFIRIKTYMLANPFEKETKLIDTSHLNLKMSSRGPKDIALPANHDKIMAEVAALRKGDYRLLQSKNYEVFFVSADKIPNILHELGRLREITFREVGEGTNESLDLDQYDKYYHHMFLWDDETKQIAGAYRMGLGTEIYKKYGIDGFYMHDLFRFEPELYDMMSKSIEMGRAFIIKAYQQKPMPLFLLWKGVVHTTLRYPEHKFLIGGVSISNQFSDFSKSLMIEFMKSHYYDPYIAQYIHPKKEYKVKLKDADKDFVFNEAESDLNKFDKFIEEVEPGNLRLPVLIKKYIKQNARVVAFNVDPLFNNAVDGLMYIRIADLPESTVKPVMEEFQAELERKVAEKGEEHI, encoded by the coding sequence ATGAGTTTAGTTACAGCTAAAGAAGTTGCAAAAGCAATAAAGACTGACAAATATGGGTTTTTAGGTACTTTTTCAGGCTGGCTTCTGATGAAGATCCTAAAGATCTCCACAATGAATAAAATATACGACAGGAACAAGCATCTAACCGATCTTGAGTTCCTGAATGCAATACTTGATGAATTTCAGATAAAATTTGAAATTCCTGAAGAAGACCTTAAACGACTTCCTAAAACAGGACCATATATTACCGTTTCTAACCACCCCCTTGGTGGTATAGATGGTATTCTCCTTTTAAAATTAATGGTAGAAAGAGACCCTGATTTTAAAATTATAGCGAACTTCTTGCTGCACCGTATAGAGCCACTTAAGCCGTATGTAATGCCGGTTAATCCTTTTGAAAACCATAAAGATGCCAAATCGAGCGTTGCAGGTATTAAAGATGCGCTTCGCCACCTTAGCGATGGCAAACCCCTTGGAATTTTTCCTGCGGGAGAGGTTTCAACATACAAAGACGGCAAACTGGTTGTAGACAAACCTTGGGAAGAAGGCGCCATGAAGCTTATTAAAAAAGCAAAAGTGCCGGTTGTACCAATTTACTTCCATGCTAAAAACAGCCGTTTGTTCTACTGGCTTTCTCAGTTAAGCGACACATTAAGAACAGCAAAACTGCCATCGGAACTGCTTACCCAAAAAGACCGTGTTATTAAGGTACGTATTGGAAAACCAATTCCTGTATCTGAACAGGATGACCTTAAAACACTGGAATCTTACACCGAATTTATACGTATAAAAACGTATATGCTGGCTAACCCTTTTGAAAAAGAAACCAAACTTATAGACACTTCCCACCTTAACCTTAAGATGTCTTCACGAGGACCTAAGGACATTGCATTGCCTGCCAACCACGACAAAATTATGGCAGAGGTAGCTGCACTGCGCAAAGGTGATTACCGCCTGCTGCAAAGTAAAAACTATGAGGTGTTCTTTGTTTCGGCAGATAAGATACCCAATATCTTACACGAGCTGGGCCGCCTTCGTGAAATTACCTTTAGGGAAGTAGGGGAAGGTACTAACGAATCGCTGGATCTTGACCAGTACGACAAGTACTATCACCATATGTTCCTTTGGGACGATGAAACAAAACAAATTGCAGGAGCCTATCGCATGGGGCTTGGTACCGAGATCTATAAAAAATATGGTATAGACGGGTTTTATATGCATGACCTGTTCAGGTTTGAGCCTGAATTATACGACATGATGAGCAAGTCTATAGAAATGGGACGTGCTTTTATCATCAAGGCATATCAGCAAAAACCAATGCCTTTATTCCTTTTATGGAAAGGCGTTGTACACACTACGTTACGTTATCCTGAACACAAATTTCTTATTGGTGGTGTAAGTATAAGTAACCAGTTCTCTGATTTCTCTAAATCACTGATGATTGAGTTTATGAAATCGCATTATTATGATCCGTATATTGCACAATACATACACCCTAAGAAAGAATATAAAGTAAAACTTAAGGATGCCGATAAAGACTTTGTTTTTAACGAAGCTGAATCCGACCTTAACAAGTTTGATAAATTTATTGAAGAAGTAGAGCCGGGTAACCTTAGGCTGCCTGTACTGATTAAAAAGTACATTAAACAGAATGCAAGGGTTGTTGCTTTTAACGTAGACCCGCTATTCAACAACGCTGTTGACGGACTAATGTACATACGCATTGCCGATCTTCCTGAAAGTACTGTTAAACCGGTTATGGAAGAGTTTCAGGCAGAACTGGAACGCAAGGTTGCCGAAAAGGGAGAAGAACATATCTAA